One Acidobacteriota bacterium genomic window carries:
- a CDS encoding Isoquinoline 1-oxidoreductase subunit yields the protein MRISLRLLCLLPLPVLLAALLFLNAAQPAQPVEQDLRPPGAFASIEDEAERSAAIFAETGKVLLHPRCVNCHPSGDRPLQGDDQRPHMPRVERGLGGIGVAGMRCIGCHHSENFDPAGVPGHSPWRLAPASMAWEGKTVSEICAQLKDPQRNGGKSLQEVVRHMADDGLVGWAWHPGSNRAPPPGSQQRLGELFQAWVESGAVCP from the coding sequence ATGAGAATCAGCCTTCGACTCTTGTGCCTGTTGCCTTTGCCCGTCCTGCTGGCCGCCCTGCTCTTCTTGAACGCCGCCCAGCCGGCGCAGCCGGTGGAGCAAGACCTGCGTCCCCCCGGCGCTTTCGCCTCCATCGAGGACGAGGCCGAACGCTCGGCGGCTATCTTCGCGGAAACCGGCAAAGTGCTGCTCCACCCCCGTTGCGTCAACTGTCATCCCTCGGGGGACCGGCCCTTGCAGGGGGACGACCAGCGTCCTCACATGCCCCGCGTGGAACGCGGATTGGGCGGAATCGGAGTGGCCGGGATGCGCTGCATCGGCTGCCACCACTCGGAAAACTTCGATCCCGCCGGTGTTCCCGGACACTCCCCCTGGCGACTGGCTCCGGCCAGCATGGCCTGGGAAGGAAAAACGGTTTCCGAGATCTGCGCCCAGTTGAAAGACCCCCAGCGCAACGGAGGCAAATCGCTGCAGGAGGTCGTCCGTCACATGGCCGACGACGGACTGGTAGGCTGGGCCTGGCATCCCGGCTCCAACCGCGCTCCGCCTCCCGGAAGCCAGCAACGGCTGGGAGAGCTTTTCCAGGCCTGGGTGGAGAGCGGCGCCGTTTGTCCTTGA